The following proteins are co-located in the Micromonospora viridifaciens genome:
- a CDS encoding DapH/DapD/GlmU-related protein, with the protein MPSDRLMRIHSAEFQAMAERVLRVTELTSRLNVLPFEDEAGKAELFEQILGRPLPARVTIYPPFYTDHGLHLDLAERVFINQNCTFLDYAGIRLGERVMVGPKATFITVGHPVDPEERRGWLSGAPIDVAENVWIGAGATILPGVSIGRDAVVAAGAVVADDVPPASLVTGSKAAVHRRW; encoded by the coding sequence ATGCCCAGTGACCGTCTCATGCGCATCCACAGCGCCGAGTTCCAGGCCATGGCCGAGAGGGTCCTGCGGGTCACCGAGCTCACCTCCCGCCTGAACGTCCTGCCTTTCGAGGACGAAGCGGGCAAGGCGGAACTGTTCGAACAGATCCTCGGCCGGCCCCTGCCGGCGAGGGTCACGATCTATCCGCCCTTCTACACGGACCACGGCCTACACCTGGACCTCGCGGAGCGCGTGTTCATCAATCAGAACTGCACGTTCCTGGACTACGCCGGCATCCGGCTTGGCGAGCGGGTGATGGTCGGCCCAAAGGCCACGTTCATCACGGTCGGTCACCCGGTCGATCCTGAGGAGCGACGGGGGTGGCTCAGCGGCGCGCCCATCGACGTGGCGGAGAACGTGTGGATCGGCGCCGGTGCCACGATCCTGCCGGGCGTCAGCATCGGCCGTGATGCCGTGGTCGCCGCCGGCGCGGTCGTGGCCGATGACGTTCCGCCGGCAAGCCTGGTGACCGGCAGCAAGGCCGCAGTGCACCGACGGTGGTGA
- a CDS encoding NAD(P)-dependent alcohol dehydrogenase yields the protein MKAIVQDRYGPPETLTLAEVDAPVPAADEVLVRVEAAALNAYDWHVMRGDPRMARLAIGRSRPRARIRGRDFAGRVEAVGTHVRQVRPGDSVFGDLGDANGAFAEYVCVPETLVAPKPANLTPQQAAALPLAGVTALMGLCDVGQVEPGHRVLINGASGGVGTLAVQLAKALGATVTGVCSTRNVDLVRSLGADHVVDYTREDFTHNARRHDVVFDLVGNRALSALRRALTPTGALVLSGGGVYRGGSLIGPVWLLTRGRLLAPFVRHRIVTLTTAPSRQHLDTLRAHAEAGRLNPVIDRTYPLHEVPQAIRYLEGEHARAKVVITI from the coding sequence ATGAAAGCGATCGTCCAGGACCGATACGGCCCGCCAGAGACCCTCACGCTCGCGGAAGTCGACGCGCCGGTGCCCGCCGCCGACGAGGTGCTCGTGCGAGTCGAGGCTGCGGCGCTGAACGCGTACGACTGGCATGTCATGCGTGGCGATCCACGGATGGCGCGGCTGGCCATCGGTCGATCAAGGCCTCGAGCACGCATCCGCGGCCGCGACTTCGCCGGCCGGGTTGAGGCCGTTGGCACCCACGTTCGGCAGGTACGCCCGGGCGACAGCGTCTTCGGCGACCTCGGCGACGCCAACGGCGCGTTCGCCGAGTACGTATGCGTACCCGAGACCCTTGTCGCGCCGAAGCCGGCGAACCTGACGCCGCAGCAGGCGGCCGCCCTGCCGCTGGCCGGTGTCACCGCGCTCATGGGACTGTGCGACGTCGGGCAGGTCGAGCCCGGCCACCGCGTTCTCATCAACGGCGCCTCCGGCGGCGTCGGCACCCTGGCCGTCCAACTGGCCAAAGCCCTCGGCGCGACCGTGACCGGGGTGTGCAGCACCCGCAACGTCGACCTGGTCCGCTCCCTCGGCGCCGACCACGTCGTCGACTACACCCGCGAAGACTTCACCCACAACGCCCGCCGCCACGACGTCGTGTTCGACCTGGTCGGCAACCGCGCCCTCAGCGCGCTCCGGCGGGCGCTAACCCCGACCGGAGCGCTGGTGCTTTCCGGCGGCGGCGTGTACCGCGGCGGCAGCCTCATCGGACCGGTCTGGCTCCTCACGCGCGGGCGGCTGCTGGCACCCTTCGTTCGACACCGCATCGTCACCCTCACCACGGCACCCAGCCGGCAACACCTCGACACGCTCCGCGCCCACGCCGAGGCCGGCCGCCTCAACCCGGTCATCGACCGGACCTATCCGCTCCACGAGGTGCCCCAAGCCATCCGGTACCTCGAAGGTGAACACGCGCGGGCGAAGGTCGTCATCACCATCTGA
- a CDS encoding ABC transporter substrate-binding protein encodes MTRLRLRRTVTAFVALVAAAALTACGDSGSDTGGKDALEAPGAEVLDGGKTTIEFWHAMKGANAAAVDQLVADFNAQSGGKVEVKAVFQGNYDETIAKYKASVQQKSTPALVQIYDIGTRFMVDSKQVVPVHKFIEKDGFNAADIEPNIASYYSIDGKLWSMPFNSSTPLLYLNKEAFERAGLDPTKPPKDLTEIGELAKKLTVKDASGKTVQYGFGAAIYGWLLEQLLATDGKEYCDNSNGRKGLASKVQFDQETAVRVAQWWTDLVKGGYATNTGRKTDDAQAAFKAGTVAMHLESTSVLRGYVDAAKGKFTVLTAPYPKVSSSSTGGPIIGGASLWINGVGHSAKEKRAAWEFVKFAANPVEQAKWHTGTGYVPINAKALDEQIDKDWMAQFPQFRTAVDQLHALPPSVASAGCLLGVMPQARKASEDGLEAAIVGSKPADQAMKDAAASVQGAIDSYNKSVS; translated from the coding sequence ATGACACGACTTCGGCTGCGCCGGACCGTCACGGCGTTCGTCGCCCTCGTCGCCGCCGCTGCGCTGACCGCGTGCGGCGACTCCGGATCCGACACCGGCGGGAAGGACGCCTTGGAGGCGCCCGGTGCCGAGGTGCTGGACGGGGGCAAGACCACCATCGAGTTCTGGCACGCGATGAAGGGCGCCAACGCCGCCGCGGTCGACCAGCTCGTCGCCGACTTCAACGCGCAGAGCGGGGGCAAGGTCGAGGTCAAGGCCGTCTTCCAGGGCAACTACGACGAGACGATCGCGAAGTACAAGGCGTCGGTCCAGCAGAAGAGCACGCCAGCGCTGGTGCAGATCTACGACATCGGCACCCGCTTCATGGTCGACTCGAAGCAGGTCGTGCCGGTGCACAAGTTCATCGAGAAGGACGGGTTCAACGCGGCCGACATCGAGCCGAACATCGCCAGCTACTACTCGATCGACGGCAAGCTGTGGTCGATGCCGTTCAACTCGTCGACGCCCCTGCTCTACCTGAACAAGGAGGCCTTCGAACGGGCCGGCCTCGACCCGACGAAGCCGCCGAAGGACCTCACCGAGATCGGCGAGCTGGCGAAGAAGCTGACGGTCAAGGACGCCAGCGGCAAGACCGTCCAGTACGGCTTCGGCGCCGCGATCTACGGCTGGCTGCTGGAGCAGTTGCTCGCCACCGACGGCAAGGAGTACTGCGACAACAGCAACGGACGCAAGGGCCTGGCATCGAAGGTGCAGTTCGACCAGGAGACCGCTGTGCGCGTTGCGCAGTGGTGGACGGACCTGGTGAAGGGCGGCTACGCGACCAATACGGGCCGCAAGACGGACGACGCCCAGGCGGCCTTCAAGGCGGGTACGGTCGCCATGCATCTGGAGTCCACCAGCGTGCTGCGCGGGTACGTCGACGCCGCGAAGGGCAAGTTCACCGTGCTCACCGCCCCGTATCCGAAGGTGAGCAGCTCCTCCACGGGCGGCCCGATCATCGGCGGTGCGTCCCTGTGGATCAACGGCGTCGGCCACAGCGCAAAGGAGAAGCGGGCCGCGTGGGAGTTCGTGAAGTTCGCCGCCAACCCCGTCGAGCAGGCCAAGTGGCACACCGGCACCGGCTACGTGCCGATCAACGCGAAGGCCCTCGACGAGCAGATCGACAAGGACTGGATGGCGCAGTTCCCCCAGTTCCGCACCGCCGTCGACCAGCTGCACGCGCTGCCGCCGTCGGTCGCGTCGGCCGGCTGCCTGCTGGGCGTGATGCCGCAGGCCCGCAAGGCGTCCGAGGACGGCCTGGAGGCGGCGATCGTCGGTAGCAAGCCGGCCGACCAGGCGATGAAGGACGCTGCGGCGAGCGTGCAGGGCGCCATCGACAGTTACAACAAGTCGGTCAGCTGA
- a CDS encoding glycerophosphodiester phosphodiesterase, with protein MESRNDVSIRESPRRPTFGSAIVVVTDASAAPRAAVAGTRVDLVGRGPARGRTPDVVGHRGSSGLAPENTVPSFRLSRVHGADRIETDVQLSADGEPFLFHDDIATRTTDVEQVFPDRAGDPVTSFTWAELSRLDAGAYFAREFTGTRIPSLRDVALAAGPRTQVNVELKSPANSSGVEQVLADALRHDPAWRGLVARRHVVVSSFDSGSLRTFASLAPEVPVLQIGAIPDDATLAEWATWAAGVVTNHLRLAPEDVQRVRRAGLSLSVYTVNDPAQMRAMMALGVDAIITDFPDVLMRLRRDTGPAPTSRRASSD; from the coding sequence ATGGAGAGCCGGAATGACGTTTCGATTCGCGAGAGCCCTCGTCGTCCGACGTTCGGCAGCGCCATCGTTGTCGTGACGGACGCGAGTGCCGCACCGCGAGCGGCCGTCGCCGGAACCAGGGTTGACCTGGTCGGGAGGGGCCCCGCGCGCGGCAGGACGCCGGACGTCGTTGGCCACCGCGGCAGCAGCGGCCTGGCCCCGGAGAACACGGTGCCGAGCTTCCGGCTCAGCAGAGTCCACGGCGCGGACCGGATCGAGACCGATGTCCAGCTCAGCGCCGACGGCGAGCCGTTCCTCTTCCACGATGACATCGCCACCCGCACCACCGACGTCGAGCAGGTCTTCCCCGACCGCGCCGGTGATCCCGTCACCTCCTTCACCTGGGCCGAGCTCTCCAGGCTCGACGCCGGGGCCTACTTCGCCCGGGAGTTCACCGGGACGCGGATTCCCTCGCTGCGCGACGTCGCGCTGGCCGCCGGGCCGCGCACTCAGGTCAACGTCGAGCTCAAGTCGCCGGCGAACTCCTCGGGGGTGGAGCAGGTGCTCGCCGACGCGCTCCGGCACGACCCGGCGTGGCGTGGCCTCGTGGCCCGCCGCCACGTGGTCGTCTCCTCCTTCGACTCGGGCTCCCTGCGCACCTTCGCGAGCCTCGCGCCGGAGGTCCCGGTGCTGCAGATCGGCGCGATCCCCGACGACGCGACCCTGGCCGAGTGGGCCACCTGGGCGGCCGGGGTCGTGACGAACCACCTGAGGCTGGCACCGGAGGACGTTCAGCGCGTGCGGCGGGCAGGTCTGAGCTTGAGCGTCTACACCGTCAACGACCCGGCTCAGATGCGCGCCATGATGGCGCTCGGCGTGGACGCGATCATCACCGACTTTCCCGACGTCCTCATGCGACTGCGGCGCGACACCGGCCCGGCGCCCACATCGAGAAGGGCCAGCTCCGATTGA
- a CDS encoding DMT family transporter, with translation MSTPTSLPVSARSAPAGSPARHTKPLSGPIPILAAAVLWGTTGTASSFAPSGAPAAAVGAAGLILGGLLLLLSSRSARSLPRRCARDEQWLLVLGAVAVAGYPLSFYPAVARSGVAVATIIALGSAPVFTGLLGWFAQGTRPTRRWVAATVTAAIGCTALVLGPELAGRTTSVDVIGVTLAAVAGLSYAAYSLVSGKLIARGHASRAVMGAMFGAAALLVLPVLLAGNPQWLLTVRGVGVAVHLAVITTFLAYRLFGYGLRHTTAQVATALTLAEPAVAAVLGVVLLAERLPVVSWAGLAVLTVGLAFLALPARRTN, from the coding sequence ATGTCAACTCCCACTTCTTTGCCGGTTTCTGCTCGCTCAGCTCCCGCCGGGTCGCCGGCCCGCCACACCAAACCTCTCTCCGGACCCATTCCGATTCTGGCCGCCGCGGTGCTGTGGGGCACTACCGGCACCGCGAGTTCTTTCGCCCCGTCCGGAGCGCCGGCGGCAGCCGTCGGCGCCGCCGGCTTGATCCTCGGCGGCCTGCTGCTGTTGCTCTCCAGCCGAAGCGCTCGCTCGCTTCCCCGGCGCTGTGCCCGCGACGAGCAATGGCTGCTTGTCCTGGGGGCGGTCGCGGTAGCTGGCTATCCGCTCAGCTTCTATCCGGCGGTGGCACGCTCAGGCGTGGCGGTGGCGACCATCATCGCGCTGGGCAGCGCACCGGTCTTCACCGGTCTGCTCGGCTGGTTCGCACAGGGGACCAGGCCGACCCGCCGTTGGGTTGCCGCCACCGTGACAGCGGCCATCGGGTGCACGGCCCTGGTCCTGGGTCCCGAGCTCGCCGGCAGGACCACGTCGGTAGACGTCATCGGCGTGACCCTGGCTGCCGTCGCTGGATTGTCGTACGCCGCCTACTCGCTTGTCAGCGGAAAGCTCATCGCGCGGGGACATGCCTCGCGCGCGGTGATGGGCGCGATGTTCGGTGCGGCCGCACTGCTGGTTCTGCCCGTGCTGCTGGCCGGCAACCCGCAGTGGCTGCTCACCGTTCGCGGCGTGGGGGTGGCGGTGCACCTCGCCGTCATCACGACGTTCCTGGCCTACCGGCTCTTCGGATACGGTCTGCGACACACCACGGCCCAGGTCGCCACCGCATTGACCCTCGCGGAACCCGCTGTCGCGGCCGTGCTGGGCGTTGTGCTCCTGGCCGAACGGCTGCCGGTGGTCTCCTGGGCTGGGCTGGCCGTTCTCACCGTTGGTCTGGCCTTCCTTGCGCTGCCCGCGCGCCGGACG
- a CDS encoding LysR family transcriptional regulator has product MDTEALRSFVRAAQLGQLQHAADELGVTQQAVSKRIAALERELEVRLFTRTARGVELTLDGQAFLPHARSIVTGVERAITAVRPGSRALRIDVLGLRSAQAVVLHDYWRSHPETNLDVVTLRVNDPRVAVAAVEAGDIDASFRTVTDPATLPHDVQMIHAFDSPLELLVGPRHPLASARRLTPPQLRRHRIWVPGIAPRSEWADFYDQLATDFDLRIDAAGPHFGDEVLLDTLADSADVATLVGKRDRYIWPTNYDLRRIPIVNPTLAYPLSLILPRTNPHPGLRAIITHLGSLPRLPEAVWRPSWATTPGHGDGDIANGVHLKGSRHAQ; this is encoded by the coding sequence GTGGACACCGAGGCATTGCGATCGTTCGTCCGGGCGGCCCAGCTCGGACAGTTGCAACATGCGGCCGACGAGCTGGGCGTGACGCAGCAGGCAGTCTCCAAGCGGATCGCCGCCCTGGAGCGCGAGCTCGAAGTCCGTCTGTTCACCCGTACCGCCCGAGGGGTCGAGCTGACGCTCGATGGTCAGGCGTTTCTCCCGCACGCGCGGAGCATCGTGACGGGTGTCGAGCGCGCCATCACCGCGGTCAGGCCGGGCTCCCGGGCCCTTCGGATCGACGTTCTCGGCCTGCGCAGCGCGCAGGCCGTTGTTCTGCACGACTATTGGCGGTCACATCCCGAAACCAACCTCGACGTGGTGACCCTTAGGGTCAACGACCCACGCGTGGCGGTCGCCGCCGTCGAAGCAGGCGATATCGACGCCTCGTTTCGTACCGTCACCGATCCGGCCACGCTGCCACACGACGTGCAGATGATCCACGCGTTCGACTCCCCACTGGAGCTTCTCGTCGGCCCAAGGCATCCGCTCGCTTCCGCGCGGAGACTGACGCCGCCGCAGCTGCGCCGGCATCGGATATGGGTGCCGGGTATCGCGCCCCGAAGCGAATGGGCAGATTTCTACGATCAGCTCGCCACCGACTTCGACCTACGCATCGACGCGGCGGGCCCGCACTTCGGCGACGAAGTGCTCCTGGACACCCTCGCGGACTCCGCTGACGTGGCCACCCTCGTGGGGAAACGGGACCGGTACATCTGGCCGACGAACTACGATCTACGCCGCATCCCTATCGTGAATCCGACGCTCGCATACCCACTCTCGCTCATCCTCCCCAGGACGAATCCACACCCGGGACTCCGCGCAATCATCACCCACCTCGGAAGCCTGCCAAGGCTCCCTGAGGCCGTCTGGCGCCCGTCCTGGGCGACGACGCCAGGGCACGGCGACGGCGACATCGCGAATGGGGTACACCTCAAAGGATCGCGGCATGCCCAGTGA
- a CDS encoding SGNH/GDSL hydrolase family protein gives MAPVVPRRRSRLVTLAIAVLGGLAPAVLWALPAQAAAPLYTALGDSYASGVGTRSYYSDGTSCYRSPYAYPVLDATQIGANLTFAACSGAKVADVSNKQLGSLSSSTSYVTLTVGGNDAGFSAVITQCAKPWPYTCWGDIDNANNYIRNTLPGTLDALYNKIRSRAPYARVVIVGYPRLFNESDCQSLARISPGEQAALNDTANLLNETIKARAVAHSFRFVDPRTAFTGHAVCDSIEWLNGLSDPIMESYHPNRTGQSSGYAPLVKNAMLSTMTAAAGKA, from the coding sequence ATGGCACCCGTCGTCCCCCGCCGCAGAAGCCGCCTCGTCACACTCGCGATCGCCGTCCTCGGCGGCCTGGCGCCGGCCGTGCTGTGGGCGCTGCCCGCGCAGGCGGCCGCCCCGCTCTACACCGCCCTGGGCGACTCGTACGCCTCGGGCGTCGGCACCCGCAGTTACTACTCCGACGGCACCAGCTGTTACCGGTCGCCGTACGCGTACCCGGTCCTCGACGCGACCCAGATCGGCGCCAACCTCACCTTCGCCGCCTGCTCCGGCGCGAAGGTCGCCGACGTGTCCAACAAGCAGCTCGGCAGCCTCAGCTCGTCGACCAGCTACGTCACGCTCACCGTCGGCGGCAACGACGCCGGATTCTCCGCCGTCATCACGCAGTGCGCCAAGCCCTGGCCGTACACCTGCTGGGGTGACATCGACAACGCCAACAACTACATCCGGAACACCCTGCCCGGCACCCTGGACGCGCTCTACAACAAGATCCGTTCACGGGCACCGTACGCCCGGGTGGTGATCGTCGGATATCCGCGCCTGTTCAACGAGAGCGACTGCCAGTCGCTGGCCCGGATCAGCCCGGGGGAGCAGGCGGCGCTGAACGACACCGCCAATCTGCTGAACGAGACCATCAAGGCCCGAGCCGTCGCGCACTCGTTCCGGTTCGTGGACCCGCGAACCGCGTTCACCGGGCATGCTGTCTGCGATTCCATCGAATGGCTCAACGGACTGTCGGACCCGATCATGGAGTCCTACCATCCGAACCGCACCGGCCAGTCGAGCGGGTACGCCCCATTGGTCAAGAACGCCATGCTCAGCACCATGACGGCGGCCGCCGGCAAGGCGTAG
- a CDS encoding carbohydrate ABC transporter permease, which produces MKKLSLGQVAVYVVLGLAAIPVLFPVYYGFVGAVMGPGDLATYPPALVPSGLHWQNISDVFRSVPLDRFYVNSAVQAGAITLAQIVTSILAAYAFAFLRLPAKAATFGLFLATLMVPWEAIIIPNYLAISGWGLARGGLTYLGLVLPFLASAFGTFLLRQAFLQFPTELRDAAVIDGCGHWRLLWQVIVPLSKPSIAAVGVYVFLSAWNQYFWPLILIRDTEYQTLQIGISQLNDAEAAQPGLVLAGVALSLLPTLAVVIFGQRYIVRGLTAGALR; this is translated from the coding sequence GTGAAGAAACTCAGCCTCGGGCAGGTCGCCGTCTACGTGGTGCTCGGCCTGGCCGCGATCCCCGTCCTGTTCCCGGTCTACTACGGCTTCGTCGGTGCCGTCATGGGCCCCGGTGACCTCGCGACCTACCCGCCCGCGCTGGTGCCGAGCGGGTTGCACTGGCAGAACATCAGCGATGTGTTCCGCTCGGTGCCGCTCGACCGCTTCTACGTCAACTCCGCCGTCCAGGCGGGCGCCATAACCCTGGCCCAGATCGTCACCAGCATCCTCGCCGCGTACGCCTTCGCGTTCCTTCGCCTGCCCGCGAAGGCGGCGACGTTCGGACTGTTCCTCGCCACCCTCATGGTGCCGTGGGAAGCGATCATCATTCCCAACTACCTGGCCATCTCCGGGTGGGGGCTGGCGCGGGGCGGCCTGACGTACCTCGGCCTCGTCCTGCCGTTCCTGGCCTCGGCGTTCGGCACGTTCCTGCTGCGCCAGGCGTTCCTGCAGTTTCCGACCGAGCTGCGCGACGCCGCGGTGATCGACGGCTGCGGTCACTGGCGCCTGTTGTGGCAGGTGATCGTGCCGCTGTCCAAGCCCTCGATCGCCGCGGTCGGGGTCTACGTCTTCCTCTCCGCGTGGAACCAGTACTTCTGGCCCCTGATCCTGATCCGGGACACGGAGTATCAGACCCTTCAGATCGGCATCTCCCAGCTCAACGACGCCGAGGCGGCGCAGCCGGGTCTCGTCCTCGCCGGCGTCGCGCTCTCCCTGCTCCCCACGCTGGCCGTTGTGATCTTCGGTCAGCGGTACATCGTCCGCGGGCTGACCGCTGGCGCGCTCCGCTGA
- a CDS encoding TetR/AcrR family transcriptional regulator, protein MAEMLRRAPLSRDRILRAAVALADEAGIESLSMRNLAQDLDVVPMAIYKHVANKDELLDGMIDVVVSEIDPLVPDADWKHTVRRRILSARQVLLRHPWAPLAIESRNMATPAILAYLDSMVGAFRAGGFSADLAHHVMHAMGSRILGFSQELFDASRRAGRSGTTNPEPPAALPPEVAARFPHLAEIAMAASHDNESVVGQGCDDQFEFEFALNLLLDGIERLHQQGWTSSRRPR, encoded by the coding sequence ATGGCTGAGATGCTGCGCCGGGCGCCGCTGAGCAGGGATCGGATCCTGCGCGCCGCCGTCGCGCTCGCCGACGAGGCCGGGATCGAGTCCCTCAGCATGCGCAACCTCGCCCAGGATCTGGACGTCGTGCCGATGGCCATCTACAAGCACGTGGCCAACAAGGACGAACTGCTCGACGGCATGATCGACGTGGTCGTCAGCGAGATCGACCCGCTGGTCCCCGACGCCGACTGGAAGCACACCGTCCGCCGGCGCATCCTCTCGGCACGGCAGGTGCTACTGCGCCACCCCTGGGCGCCGCTCGCGATCGAGTCGCGGAACATGGCGACGCCGGCCATCCTCGCCTACCTCGACTCGATGGTCGGGGCCTTCCGGGCCGGCGGGTTCTCCGCCGACCTCGCCCACCACGTGATGCACGCGATGGGCAGCCGGATTCTGGGCTTCAGCCAGGAACTGTTCGACGCCTCCCGGCGCGCCGGCCGGTCCGGCACGACCAACCCAGAACCGCCGGCGGCGCTACCGCCGGAGGTCGCGGCCCGGTTCCCGCACCTCGCGGAGATCGCCATGGCGGCGTCGCACGACAACGAGTCGGTCGTGGGGCAGGGCTGCGACGACCAGTTCGAGTTCGAGTTCGCGCTGAACCTACTGCTGGACGGCATCGAACGGCTGCACCAGCAAGGCTGGACGTCGTCGCGCCGACCCCGGTGA
- a CDS encoding carbohydrate ABC transporter permease yields the protein MPSPRTVHARPGDRVLITGSPRPPSRRRRPARFGEPGLAWLLLLPSVVVFALFVFWPLGRTLYLSVHGNDIFGASSAYVGGEHYREMLSAEFGKVLATTALFTLFSVVPAILGALLVVLLLEARIRGVRALRTAFALPFAFSVATASVIFAVIYNPAIGVANGVLGSLGIDRVNWLTDPSIALPAVSAATVWMNFGYNILVLSAGVAAISPEVVEAARLDGATGWQLASRITVPLLSPQLFFLVVVSTIHALQSFGQIHILTKGGPDQATTTLVYSIYEKAFAFGSSDFGAASAQAVVLLVIMLACTAVQFGILERRVHYR from the coding sequence GTGCCTTCCCCTCGCACCGTCCACGCGCGACCGGGCGACCGCGTCCTGATCACCGGATCCCCGCGACCACCCTCCAGACGACGGCGGCCGGCACGCTTCGGTGAGCCCGGCCTCGCGTGGCTGCTGCTGCTGCCTTCGGTGGTGGTGTTCGCCCTGTTCGTGTTCTGGCCGCTCGGGCGGACCCTCTACCTGTCCGTGCACGGAAACGACATCTTCGGCGCCTCGTCGGCGTACGTCGGTGGCGAGCACTACCGGGAGATGCTGTCCGCGGAGTTCGGCAAGGTGCTGGCCACCACCGCACTGTTCACGCTCTTCTCGGTGGTGCCGGCCATCCTGGGCGCGCTGCTCGTGGTGCTGCTGCTGGAGGCGCGCATCCGCGGCGTACGGGCGCTGCGCACCGCGTTCGCGCTGCCGTTCGCGTTCTCGGTGGCGACCGCGTCGGTCATCTTCGCCGTGATCTACAACCCGGCGATCGGTGTGGCGAACGGCGTGCTCGGGTCCCTCGGGATCGACCGGGTCAACTGGCTCACCGACCCGTCGATCGCGCTGCCAGCCGTCTCCGCCGCGACGGTGTGGATGAACTTCGGTTACAACATCCTGGTGCTCTCCGCCGGAGTCGCCGCCATCTCGCCCGAGGTGGTCGAGGCGGCGCGGCTGGACGGCGCGACCGGGTGGCAACTCGCGTCGCGGATCACGGTGCCGCTGCTCTCCCCGCAGTTGTTCTTCCTCGTGGTGGTCTCCACGATCCATGCGCTGCAGAGCTTCGGGCAGATCCACATCCTGACCAAGGGCGGACCGGACCAGGCCACTACCACCCTGGTCTACTCGATCTACGAGAAGGCGTTTGCCTTCGGTTCATCGGACTTCGGAGCGGCCAGCGCTCAGGCCGTCGTGCTGCTGGTCATCATGCTCGCCTGCACGGCCGTCCAGTTCGGCATCCTCGAACGGCGGGTGCACTACCGGTGA